In Methanofervidicoccus sp. A16, the sequence AATAATTGCAACTTAGATAGATCAGTACCTATGGCTTTATATAAGAGATACGATGGATTTTTACTATCGCCTCACTACTCCATATACCTATATCGCAGTGTAAAAAGAGAGAGAAGAGACGTAAGTAGTAGAGATATTTACGGTATAATGGTGAAGATTGGTGATGAAGGTAGTGGATTTGTAGAAAGAGATAAGGTATATAAAAGTGTAACTAAGAGGGACGAGAAGTTACTTTCAAGAGGTATAAAAAAGGCATCAGGTATACTCCAAGATATGGGTGTTGAAAAAATATATAGAACTATACTTAGAGGATCCCATCCTGGAGGTACCTGTGCCATGGGCAGGGTAGTAGATAAAAACTTTGAAACTGAGATAGAGGATCTCTACGTTTGTGATGCCTCAGTGTTTCCAGAGTCTCCAGGATTACCTCCCATTCTTGGAATAATAGCAATGGGTAAGAGGTTGGGGGATATTTTATAATTTTAAAAATTATAATCTCAGATTTATATTAAGTTAACTAGTGGGATCTCAAATTAAAATAATAATAATTATAAATAAAAAAAAGAAATTAAATCAGGGAAATGTAAAAAATAGTTCTTATTCTCTAGGCTATATTCAGTAATGAAAAAACAGGACAGGATTTTATTAAATATTTTCTTAAAATTTTTACACCTCTTTTTTATTTTTATTTTTTGTTTTATTTTTCAGGTAGACACAAAAACTTATTTAAAGTTAAATAAATTTTTAAACACTAATAAATTATCATAAACAGGCAAATACCTTTCTGAATACTTTTATAAATACTTCGAAAGTATATCAACACGTCTCAAGTTTCTTTAATATATTCTATATATTTTTTACTTTTAAGTATAGAAGTTTTTAAATAATTCATTTATTAATTTTTTTATTAAAGTAAAAAAGGGAAAAAATGGATAAATTGGAAACTTATATCCGAAAGGCATACCTTGAATCCTCCAGAGGAGAAAGGAAGGGAGATAAGTGGGAAGAGGTAGAAACTATAAAAAATTATATCCTCAACAGTAAAAAAGTGGCTATTGCTACAAATAATATAAATAAATTCAGGATAATCAAGGATACCTTAATAGAGAAAGTATATAAAGATAGGGATGTAGATATATTCAAGGTGGATATACCTACAGAGGTTGCAGATCTTACAAGGCTACCTGCACTAAGTAAAGGATTGATAGCAGTGGATACCACAGACGCCCATCTAGTTATTGCAAGGGGAAGGTTAGGGGTGCCAGGTTCAGGTTCTATACTCCTTATTATGGATGGTAAAGGTAGGATCTTAAGTGGTTCCATATCCCCTCCCTCTGTTATTCATAAAAGGAGTATTGAGGATACTGTGAGGGAGGAGTTGTTGGAGGCATTGAGGAGGATAGGCATATAGAGGGATATCTATGAGATGTGGTATAACTGAGACTGTAAAAACCTTAGAGTCAAAGACTAAAGTGGTAGATGTAATCTACTCCATTGTAGAAGAGAAGACAAGGGCTGTAAAGTACTTCTTAGAGGGGGAGGAGTTTAAGGAAACTCTCATATTTGGAGCATATCTCTGTGGGAACTATATGGCTTCCTCCCTTGTAAATGACTCTGAGAAGGTGATACTTGTAGATATATACCCTCATCTGAAGGACATTGTACGGAACAACAAGGATATAACCTTTATGGATATAAATTCTTTCAATCTCGCATTAAGGAATAATAAGTTAAACCCTGATTTAGTTATCGACTTAACTGGGTTGGGGGGATTGTGTCCAGAGGTTATATCTAACTTCGATCCAGAGGTACTTATTGTGGAGAATCCAAAGGGAGTTTATGATAGGGATATCTTCCAGGTGGATAACTCATTGGAGAGGTTGAAGGTAGGTAGGAGGAGAGGGTTGTTAAATACCTACAGAATCTCCAGGGTTTCAAAGACCTCTGGAACTATGACGTTAGTCATAGACACTATATTAGATGCCTGTCATGAGATTAGGGAACTTGAAGGGGTACTCTACGTAATACCAAATCTCAAATACTACGAGGGTTTTTTATTCCACGAGAAGAACGTTAAAAAGTTTATGGGAGAGATAAATACACCTGCCATAACTGTAAGTTGCTTAGATGAGGATATACATCCAAAGATAGACGAGATACTTAGGAGAAATATAGATAGGGTAAAATCCTTCGTAGAAGAAATAGATAGGTGAGAATATGGTAAATAATGGAGAGAAGATAGGTGTTTTAGCATACTCTGGAGGTTTAGATACAAGTTGTTGTCTCAAGTTGTTGGAGGATAAGTATGGCTATAAGGTAGTGACTCTATGTGTAGATGTGGGACAACCTGAGGAGGATATCAGGGAGGCAGAGGAGAAGGCAAAAAGGTATGGAGTATATAAGCACTATACGATAGATGCCAAGGAGGAGTTTGTAAGGGAGTACATATTCAGGGCAATAAAGGCAAATGCCATGTATGAGGGGTATCCTCTATCTACAGCCTTAGCAAGGCCCTTAATTGCATTGAAGTTGGTTCAGTTGGCAGAGGAGTTAGGTGCAGAGGCGGTGGCACATGGTTGTACTGGAAAGGGGAACGATCAGTTTAGGTTTGAGAGTATAATTAGGGCGATGGCACCACATCTAAGGATTATAGCTCCAATTAGGGATCTAAACCTTACAAGGAAGGAGGAGATAGAGTACGCCAAAAAACATGGTATAGAGATTCCATCGGAGAGTAAGAAGTACAGTATAGATGAGAACCTCTGGGGTAGGAGTATAGAGGGGGGACCATTGGAGGATCCTGCCTTTGAGCCTCCTGAGGAGGTATTTGCATGGACGAGGAATCCAAAGGAATGTACTGAGGAGGAGTACGTAGAGATAGAGTTTGAGAAAGGAGTTCCTGTCAGGGTAAATGGAAAGGAGATAGATCCTGTTGATTTAGTAATGGAGTGCAACAGGATAGGTGGAAGGAACG encodes:
- a CDS encoding FeGP cofactor biosynthesis guanylyltransferase HcgB family protein translates to MDKLETYIRKAYLESSRGERKGDKWEEVETIKNYILNSKKVAIATNNINKFRIIKDTLIEKVYKDRDVDIFKVDIPTEVADLTRLPALSKGLIAVDTTDAHLVIARGRLGVPGSGSILLIMDGKGRILSGSISPPSVIHKRSIEDTVREELLEALRRIGI
- a CDS encoding argininosuccinate synthase yields the protein MVNNGEKIGVLAYSGGLDTSCCLKLLEDKYGYKVVTLCVDVGQPEEDIREAEEKAKRYGVYKHYTIDAKEEFVREYIFRAIKANAMYEGYPLSTALARPLIALKLVQLAEELGAEAVAHGCTGKGNDQFRFESIIRAMAPHLRIIAPIRDLNLTRKEEIEYAKKHGIEIPSESKKYSIDENLWGRSIEGGPLEDPAFEPPEEVFAWTRNPKECTEEEYVEIEFEKGVPVRVNGKEIDPVDLVMECNRIGGRNGIGRIDIMEDRILGLKSRENYECPGAVLLITAHKALEQLVLSREELKFKDVVDATYGDLIYRGLWHEPLREALDGFIDKTQERVCGKVILKLYGGSIRVVGRESPYALYSKDLVSFEEKEMDQREIVGMVKYYGLQATLYHSVKRRLQ
- a CDS encoding SAM-dependent methyltransferase HcgC family protein is translated as MRCGITETVKTLESKTKVVDVIYSIVEEKTRAVKYFLEGEEFKETLIFGAYLCGNYMASSLVNDSEKVILVDIYPHLKDIVRNNKDITFMDINSFNLALRNNKLNPDLVIDLTGLGGLCPEVISNFDPEVLIVENPKGVYDRDIFQVDNSLERLKVGRRRGLLNTYRISRVSKTSGTMTLVIDTILDACHEIRELEGVLYVIPNLKYYEGFLFHEKNVKKFMGEINTPAITVSCLDEDIHPKIDEILRRNIDRVKSFVEEIDR